The Tripterygium wilfordii isolate XIE 37 chromosome 17, ASM1340144v1, whole genome shotgun sequence genome has a window encoding:
- the LOC119982277 gene encoding uncharacterized protein LOC119982277 has protein sequence MSKSAVSHSRTVMTYGDKKMLLEQRNKRGQVSIAQMKRVNVLASMFFIVFLILPKLEGAVWPPSVPQQPLCVSQMALVNYACAMLPIPPGSPPFSPARHLQDYDHEHRHSLYHGSAIEQNCCRWLNNVDDECVCAMLVHLPSFLARPVHEYTVIVHNSCNVTYTCQGGVKA, from the exons ATGAGCAAGAGTGCAGTGAGCCACTCTAGAACAGTTATGACTTATGGTGATAAGAAAATGCTACTGGAGCAGCGTAATAAGCGCGGTCAG GTATCGATAGCGCAAATGAAGAGAGTAAATGTTCTTGCATCAATGTTCTTCATTGTGTTCTTAATCCTGCCCAAGTTGGAGGGTGCTGTGTGGCCGCCATCAGTGCCTCAACAACCACTCTGCGTCTCCCAAATGGCATTAGTGAATTATGCATGTGCTATGTTGCCCATACCTCCAGGGTCACCTCCCTTTTCTCCCGCCCGGCACTTGCAGGATTATGATCATGAGCACAGACACAGTCTATACCATGGATCTGCCATAGAACAGAATTGTTGCCGCTGGTTAAACAACGTAGATGACGAATGTGTCTGTGCGATGTTGGTCCACTTGCCCTCCTTCCTTGCAAGACCTGTGCACGAGTACACTGTTATTGTTCATAACTCATGCAATGTTACTTACACATGTCAAGGGGGAGTAAAAGCATAA
- the LOC119982276 gene encoding uncharacterized histidine-rich protein DDB_G0274557, whose product MERRKIFALMFLAAISVFLPKMESQVAPRPLCSSQLALVNYACSQLPMPYAPPLSSSLNSSLDEDGNGSRNISGHQNHHHHHDHDDDDHDHDDDDDDHDHDDDDHDHRHHHHHHHHDHDHDHHHHHDRDHDHHHHDHDHDHDDDHHHHHGSPVEANCCHWLTELDDECVCDMLVHLPVFLARPAHQYTIIVDDSCKVTYTCGGRIKP is encoded by the coding sequence ATGGAGAGACGCAAGATTTTTGCGCTAATGTTTCTTGCAGCCATCTCAGTGTTCTTGCCCAAAATGGAAAGCCAGGTAGCTCCACGTCCCCTTTGTTCCTCCCAGTTAGCCCTGGTGAACTATGCTTGCTCTCAGCTGCCAATGCCGTATGCTCCTCCTTTATCCTCCTCCCTTAACTCATCCCTGGATGAGGATGGCAATGGCAGCAGAAACATAAGTGGTCATCagaaccaccaccatcaccatgaTCACGATGATGATGACCATgaccatgatgatgatgatgatgaccatGACCACGATGATGATGACCATGACCAccgtcaccaccaccaccaccaccaccatgacCATGACCacgaccaccaccaccaccatgacCGTGACCACGACCACCATCACCACGACCACGACCACGACCATGATGatgaccaccaccatcatcatggAAGCCCTGTAGAAGCAAACTGTTGCCACTGGCTTACTGAGTTGGATGATGAGTGTGTCTGTGACATGTTAGTTCACTTGCCTGTCTTTCTGGCAAGGCCTGCTCACCAATACACTATCATTGTTGATGATTCATGCAAAGTCACTTATACTTGCGGAGGGAGAATTAAACCATAA
- the LOC119982275 gene encoding adenylate isopentenyltransferase 3, chloroplastic-like, whose product MFNPSPINKHNLSCYPFEIKNKDHTKYFLSNTMRLSMIMCKQPSPMLDITNGRHKLEILSPTLQKQKVVIVMGATGTGKSRLSIDLATRFHAEIVNSDKMQVYQGLDIVTNKITEEERCGIPHHLLGVVNPHSDFTAINFRDTALITIESILDRHRLPIIIGGSNSYIETLIDGRGFNFQSRYECCFLWIDVSIPVLHKFVSERVDLMIENGMVDEAIEFFNLSGDYSKGIRRSIGVSEFDKYFRNEAILLDKKSRARLLNEAIQETKDNTCNLACRQVEKIRKLRNIKGWNIHWIDATQVFQKRGKEADKAWKMLVAEPSATIVRKFLYNLTDEIPANPSTIRDHNLQCLMA is encoded by the coding sequence ATGTTCAATCCGTCCCCTATAAATAAACACAACCTCTCATGCTACCCTTTTGAAATTAAGAACAAGGACCATACAAAATATTTTCTCTCGAACACAATGAGACTTTCCATGATCATGTGCAAGCAACCAAGCCCTATGCTTGACATAACAAATGGGAGGCACAAGCTGGAAATTCTTTCTCCTACTCTCCAAAAACAGAAGGTTGTGATCGTAATGGGAGCGACCGGGACGGGGAAGTCGCGACTCTCCATCGACCTTGCTACCCGATTTCATGCCGAAATAGTGAACTCCGATAAAATGCAAGTGTACCAAGGACTCGACATTGTCACTAACAAAATTACTGAAGAAGAGAGGTGTGGTATCCCGCACCATTTGCTAGGTGTAGTGAATCCCCACTCTGATTTCACAGCTATAAATTTTCGTGACACTGCTTTGATCACAATTGAATCCATTTTGGATCGACACCGGCTTCCGATCATCATTGGAGGCTCCAATTCTTACATTGAAACTCTAATTGATGGTAGAGGCTTCAATTTTCAATCAAGGTACGAATGTTGCTTTCTTTGGATAGACGTATCAATTCCTGTTTTACACAAATTTGTATCGGAGAGAGTGGATCTAATGATCGAAAATGGAATGGTGGATGAGGCTATAGAATTTTTCAATCTGTCCGGGGACTATTCTAAGGGAATCAGAAGATCAATTGGGGTATCCGAGTTCGATAAATACTTTAGAAATGAAGCAATATTGTTGGACAAGAAAAGTCGCGCTAGGCTACTCAACGAGGCAATACAAGAAACCAAAGATAATACTTGTAACTTAGCTTGTCGTCAGGTGGAGAAAATACGTAAACTTAGAAACATCAAGGGATGGAACATACATTGGATTGATGCCACTCAAGTGTTCCAAAAGCGCGGAAAGGAGGCAGACAAGGCATGGAAGATGCTGGTGGCCGAACCGAGCGCCACCATTGTCCGAAAATTTCTTTACAACTTGACCGATGAGATTCCGGCCAATCCATCCACCATTAGAGACCACAATTTACAATGCCTTATGGCATGA